The Naumovozyma dairenensis CBS 421 chromosome 1, complete genome genome includes a region encoding these proteins:
- the NDAI0A00260 gene encoding uncharacterized protein (similar to Saccharomyces cerevisiae YDR524C-B and YCL048W-A; ancestral locus Anc_1.22): MQFKTIVAAFATVAAVQAANATNQSTNATNATNGSNGSNGSTTRISTGAASSNTLSAGIFGAAVAAGVAFLF; the protein is encoded by the coding sequence ATGCAATTTAAGACTATTGTTGCCGCTTTCGCTACTGTTGCCGCTGTTCAAGCTGCTAACGCTACTAACCAATCTACCAATGCTACCAATGCTACAAACGGTTCTAACGGTTCTAACGGAAGCACCACCAGAATCTCTACCGGTGCTGCTTCCTCTAATACTTTGAGTGCTGGTATCTTCGGtgctgctgttgctgctgGTGTCGCTTTCTTATTCTAA